Proteins from one Corticium candelabrum chromosome 4, ooCorCand1.1, whole genome shotgun sequence genomic window:
- the LOC134178405 gene encoding uncharacterized protein LOC134178405 — protein sequence MAMVTVRQGFMLLKTSRMYQPYRQYFFVLSKSSDGSRVQLEYCGKGDLVSSKKRTIHLETACTVERRSAHKPHAFRICLSGSHCMFACSSETDADLWVKAIREAISARGLNTASKDMFDVTVETSQASRKAKLAGNYMIEIASLDVVIWRKSDHHQETLQEILRCPISCIVDTTCRDLKDEECTHIISLQLASNSHQGLFFFRCNDGPRVLQAIRSRTDISDDLFSQLRLRRAQSFDTFAYDDHDVQERTLLQQQTMSYSCDNIFDNEPMNVASQPSGPPIPPRLSSPNDIYSSPRSFSSTGLVSRFQQGSLNTTELYCGERTISEETCDGQETCSKPPPRMPAPVLVNKSQSELSSSPTVSGSSLPTSPVFKPYSPLTDDFLSSPVDSGPVRVGQPRTPCEKKATAKVNRDARVNVPLKSPILVRTSYDAKCVPEATTGPPTMPRPLGTLSSAEQAVASSNSVSESLGYMGRIRKAFSLEELK from the exons ATGGCAATGGTTACGGTCAGACAGGGTTTTATGTTGTTGAAAACAAGCAGGATGTATCAG CCTTATAGGCAGTATTTCTTTGTATTGAGCAAGAGCAGTGATGGAAGCAGAGTACAGCTCGAATATTGTGGTAAAGGTGACTTGGTATCAAGCAAGAAGAGAACTATTCATCTGGAAACCGCCTGTACTGTCGAGAGACGATCTGCACATAAACCCCATGCATTtcgtatttgtttatctggaAGCCACTGTATGTTTGCTTGCAGTAGTGAAACGGATGCCGACTTGTGGGTCAAGGCTATTAGAGAAGCTATTTCAGCAAGAGGACTGAACACTGCCAGTAAag ATATGTTTGACGTTACTGTTGAGACGTCACAGGCGTCTCGTAAGGCAAAGTTAGCAGGAAACTACATGATTGAAATTGCCTCATTGGATGTGGTGATTTGGAGAAAATCAGATCACCATCAAGAAACGCTGCAAGAGATTTTACGATGTCCAATCAGCTGCATTGTTGACACCACTTGCAGAGATTTAAAAGATGAAGAATGCACCCACATAATAAGCCTGCAGTTGGCAAG TAACAGTCATCAGGGACTCTTCTTCTTTCGCTGTAATGATGGACCGCGGGTTTTACAAGCTATTCGTAGCAGAACAGATATTTCAGATGATCTCTTTTCTCAGTTGCGATTAAGAAGGGCACAATCTTTTGATACGTTTGCCTATGATGACCACGATGTTCAGGAGAGAACTCTCTTGCAGCAGCAAACAATGT CATATTCATGTGACAATATTTTTGATAATGAGCCAATGAACGTTGCATCACAACCCAGTGGTCCACCTATACCGCCACGATTATCGTCACCTAACGATATATATAGCTCTCCTAGAAGTTTTTCAAGCACTGGTCTTGTATCGCGTTTTCAACAGGGTTCTTTGAATACAACTGAATTGTATTGTGGTGAACGAACAATAAGTGAAG AAACATGTGATGGTCAGGAGACTTGTTCAAAGCCTCCTCCACGTATGCCTGCACCAGTTTTAGTCAACAAATCCCAGTCTGAACTTTCATCTTCACCAACTGTTAGTGGTTCAAGTTTGCCGACCAGCCCTGTGTTCAAGCCTTACTCGCCTCTAACTGATGACTTTCTGTCATCACCAGTAGATTCAGGACCAGTACGTGTTGGGCAACCACGTACACCTTGTGAGAAGAAGGCAACCGCAAAAGTAAATCGAGATGCAAGAGTGAATGTGCCACTGAAATCACCTATTTTGGTGAGAACCTCATATGATGCTAAATGTGTACCCGAAGCAACGACAGGACCGCCGACAATGCCAAGGCCACTTGGAACATTATCATCTGCAGAACAAG CAGTGGCAAGTAGCAACAGTGTGTCTGAAAGCCTTGGCTATATGGGACGTATTAGGAAAGCTTTTTCTCTTGAAGAGCTCAAGTAG